Genomic window (Drosophila albomicans strain 15112-1751.03 chromosome X, ASM965048v2, whole genome shotgun sequence):
CTCAGCCTCGATTCCTCCTTTCCTTTCCACACATGCAAAACCCTGAAAAAgttttctcaaaaaaaaaaaagaaacaagacTGTATTGCAACTTCAACGTGCTGGCTAAAtactttattgatttaattaatctCATTTAACACAATTTAAGGTGTTGCAAAATATTGCCAAGAGCTGTGAAAGCTAACCACAGGAAAAAGTGTGAGCAAAATAATTTCCGAAATATTTTGGCTAGAACTCTTTATCAAGACGTTAAGTAAGCTATCGATCagcttgcttttatttttagtcaCAAAGTTTTTAGCTTTATTGCACTTGCTTTGCATAAATAGTTATTTCAATAACTTGTACTCGATGCAAACTGAGTTTACTTATCAAAACCAATCAAACAACATTTCACTACAATATGATATTTATATGAAGAGCACAGTCAAGTGCGTAAGAAGCCAAAAACAGAaaccatttgcatttgccgttAATTCCACAAAGAAAATCCATTGGAAAAGTTGCTGCATAATGTGTTAAAAGCTGGTTGCATATCCGAATCAGCCACAGAAATCACttcaaaagcaaacacaagcAGAGCTCATTGATGTGGACATCGAGGATGAACCAATGGATACAACATCGATGATCGAATGGAAGTGTAAGAAGATTATGATGACAATGCAATGGATACCTCTGAATCCGATAACTAACTAACATATagtatgcaacaaatttgGTATGCAAAGACATGAATGCATTAAATTGTATGGGAATAAAGATTGCAACTACACAACAAAGTTGGATATATTTGGCGAAAGTTGTCGATCAACAAAGTCTTCAAAGGAAGGAGGAGCTgtcaacaaacacacacacaaactgtgAAAGCTGTGAAAGTTTATTGCTTAACCGCTactgaaaattgaaaagtccGGGTGGTCTATGGAAATCTACATATGCCGAtgcgtacgtgtgtgtgtgtgtgtgtgtgtgtgtgtatgttggcTTCACAAAGAagatacaatttattaaaccaccccacgcacacacactcagatgGCCACGTGCGGCAAATTCTGAAGCCCGAAGCTAAAGTTTGTTCTTTGAGAATACTGCAAGTTTATACGTTTTccctttaattttttttttgcttgtttgtatCAACTATGACAGAGGGTATTGCAAGCAGATAAAGTTATGCAAGGCAGTATCACCATTTAGAATAGAACtggtaaataattaaataaacaacaaaaaaaactagtaGTGCATAAACTTAATGttttatacataataattaaaacttttgtattgttgactttttcaaatttgcttgcgattagacaatttgatatattttgtactctatggtatattttgaaggtaGTAGTATATAACcgttgatatattttagtatattttggtaagCTACTGctgtatttatataataaatataaccactggtatattttgagcaaaATGTGATACTATctttatatatcaaatataacctttggtatatttcggtatataacCGTTGGTATATTCATTCGATACATCTTAAGAAttatgtagtactatatctatatacaaaatatataatataatggaattttaatttgccatAATTTATGACTAATGTCTAtctatataattaatattaccgttgttatattttagtatattttggtatatttatctTACCTCTTTTAACATGTATAGTCCTCTGCAAAGCATTTACGTTTCATTCAAAACCAATCAAAAAGTactttatgtatatattagtGATTTACCAAAAATTGTTGCGAGTCCGAATGAAAAGAGCTCTTCTAAGCTTGCATCATTAATTAACTGAGCTAAATGATTGAATTGCAACACCAATTAGTGCAACTgcagcatttatttaattcgaaACTTGATGCTCAAAGAGAAGCAAACCCCTTTCAAACAAAATGCGCTCTTCTCCTTGACCAAATCAAGCAACTGAGTGTGGACTTGACTTGAAGTCGCCATAATTGGACTAATTGTACATGCCAGAAATATGTTAGTGTTCTTgtgttgttgattttaattacttaatgaTTCATTTACAGCATTTGCATTGttcacaattaaaatgcaactcGAATACAAAGTCGTCGCAAATATGTTTAACAAAGCAAACATTGTTAAACATATTCGAAGCCGTCTTTGTCTTTAGCCTTATATCAAGTTACATGTTTTCGCAGACAAAATGCATTCGCAGCAGTGTTAAACAGTGTTTGATGtttgataaaatatatctacatacgtatatactattattactTAAGGCTGTCATAAGTGCAGCCAAAGATGCCCTTAAACTTCAACTGACCAAAGAGTTGGGCGTGTCATTCGGATACGTTGTGAtgaatgcaaatcaaaaacgAATCACGAGCTTGGCTGACTCCACTCACTGAAGTGATTGGAAATGCATGAATGCGTGCAATACTTGCCTCATTTGTTTGCTAATAAGAGAGAATTAAACGTGTTTATTGCCCATACAATGATACAAAATACAGTTAGCATATCGTTTTTATGTTGGATATTATTAACTAACAATCAAAAGCTGTGTAAATggtagaaatttaaaaatgcaaagatATTTTGTATAGcaagttttgtatttgtatttgttaaaCAATATCTTAGAGTAAAGAGCAAACATGTGTGCTAacttaatattaatgaaaGACCAATGAATTTTGAGATATGATAAAAGCATGCACAGAACTAATATGAATTCTTGGCTTTGGACTGTTGGAAATatgttcaaaattaaatttttgttggttgtggTTTTTCAAGGCAATAGTGCAACTGAACTGAATagaactgcaaatgcaacgcAATAAATTGGAGACAGAAAATCGCAATCAAACGCAACTCGAAAATGTGTGTTTACAATTCATGCGCTTCGCATTTCTGAGCCACactctatatactatatagggTAGCACAAAGTGACgaaggcagcagcaaacagcaaagaCCGCATCAcagggagggagagagagaatgagtgagagagagagagagggcagGGTAAAGTAAAAGTAGCATAcgcaaacaataaacaaacaagcgAGCTGCTGCAAAAATGTCACACATTCATCATACCGTTGTAATATGTGAACATGCGAATGGGCAGCACCCGAAAAACCGATGGCAGCCCCATGGCTCAGTATCtccttctcgctctctctctttcactctttcgCTCTGTGCGCGCTCGCTAACAGCGAACAGATGTTGCTGTCTCACTTGAGCGCATTTTCAGTTAACCGCATTTTGTTAAACCCAAAGAGACGCCGCTCGCTGTGTGGCGACACggtcgagttcgagttcgagttgtgtgcgtgtgtgtttgtgtgtgtgtgtgagtgtgtgccaCAAGTCCAGTCATGTGAAGTCTAGGTAGCTGTGATTGGACGCGCAAGGGAAGCGAGGGGAAGTTGGGAGGTTGGGAGGGCAGAAGCTCGCACAGTAGGCGAACTATGCAGAAAAGGCGCAAAAAGGTCAGTAAATTAATGTGCAAAACGGACGTTGGATAAACTTTGCATACTcgcctatgtgtgtgtgtgtgtgtgtgtgtgtgtgtgtgtgtgtgtgtgtgtgtgtatgtgtgttgtgtccTTGCATATGTGTTGTGCGCTTTTTGACCATGAGATTTCTGAGCCAAAAGCGGCAtcatgtttgcttttgtttgtttgccacagccacagagaGAGCTGAAAGAGGGTAAGCCTCACATACACtgacaaacatacacacacacacacacacacactctcggaTTGAGATTAATAAACGAGTTTTCATTTAGCCCAACAGTCGACAgagaaacaagaacaacactTGTAACAATCTGCGGCCATGTTTCAGTCGCTCGCTTGTCAAAGGCTTGACGACGACCtcgcatttcattttccatttatgcCACACTCTCTTATTGCTTacatacttattattattattattattattattattattattattattattattattattattattattattattattattattattattattattattattattattattattattattattattattattattattattattattattattattattattattattatcatcattattattattattattattattattattattattattattattattattattattattattattattattattattatttttatttattattattattattattattattattattattattattattattattattattattattattattattattatattattattattattattattattattattattattattattattacactcTACGCCTTCCATAAAACGCATAAATTCAACTTCAAATTTGAAGTGTAGCCGTCTacgttttctttcttttgcgGCCTATTAAATTAGATGTAAAATTTCAactaataaatcaatatttaaataattcatacaATTTATGGGGAGCACAGCATTACCATGGGTGGggtttccatttttttgtgtggttgGGCGCATAATGATCGATTGCCTGTTTGGGGGTTGTTAACATCATCATGAGATGCTTCCAAACATCATCCTTTTTCTCTCCCGTTTTCCCATTTttctgtatttgtgtgtgttcaagTTTTTTGGGGTTGTCTATGCCTACAACATTTCATTACGATATGCGCCTCATGAGGTACTCGTAATTTATTTGATGGCTTCCGTTTAGACTCCCAAAACTAGCTGAAGCTAGCTATTGaagcataatttattaaaacaaatcatCAGTTCAGGCTTCATAGCAAATAAACATAAGAAATAACAATTACCGATACATaatgtttttcaaatttatgtaaaaaatCATTAGCTGGCttgatatacaaaatgaatatataaaatcataaaaaatgataACAATAAGCAAACATTGCTTATTTTGTCTATGGCTTTTGCATTGCAACTTTTGCATCTAGTTTGccttgaattttttttaaggaTTTTGATCTAGTCAGCCTTGAATCGAGATTTAGTTCGATGAGCCCCCAGAgctcaatattattattcagtTTGCTCCCAGAGCTCGTCTGGGAAACAACTAAGATTTTTGGCtcgaaattttttttctttattttgtttttttttttgctgagaaaaaatgtttttttttttgttctcttttttgttaacaaaattgtgtgtgtttaatcAGATACTCGAATTTTAATTGGTCGATGAATATTTCAACTTGAAAATGggtattgatatattatactTCTTCGTTTATTTTAGTctaataatttgcttttatcttttttctttcagtTTTCGCACACTTGGTAAGTGCcatttgaatgttttttacatttaagaGTTCAACAAGTCCCTACTATTAATAGTAAATATACagaacaataaaatgattgtTCATTGAAATAAGTGCATGATGCAGATGCATTAATTGATCTGGACGATACCAAGCCTTAATTATTCTAGGGCGCTGCTGATTACGTCGattaatattaagaaaaatatatatatatatatacatatatatatacatatatatataggtgAGTACAACAAGTTGGGCTTGTGCAACGAAAGTCAATTTTAAATTCGCTCCATTTTTAGATGTTTAGGGTAAAATGTTTCTATGCATATAGATTAATGGCATacataatacaatattatatctAATGCATACATAATACACATTTGAATTGGATTAGAACAAGCTTTGGTTGGTATGAATTCTCGAATTTTCATATCGATATTTAGCACTCTGTTGGTTGGTACCACGTCCTCTTAAAAAAGGACGCGAAGTTGGCTTCCAAAAGAGGAACATGAATTAAACAATGAatcaaaaaaagtttttcaaagtAAGtcaatgagagagagagagagaaaaagtgtGACCAGACTAAATTATTGCACTAAATCCCGCAGATCGGTACCTCGATGCAAAAACTTTTCCCCCCTTTGTGATAAGTAATTAGCAACGCAGTGTTGGcgatattgaaaaataaacagtATTAATAATCGAAAAAAGatcgcaaataaaaatagagaatgtaaatatgcattttattaaaataacactAATGTCGaataaagatattaaaaaaagaaaaatgaaaatttgcattttattgttgccaaACGTCACGTAACTCGAGACGAACCAAAATCAAAAGGTCACACCACGTAAATTGCATCCTTAATGAGctctatacacacacacaggaggGGGTGGTAGGGGGCAGGAGGGGTCAAAACACAGCCATTGGGATTTACAGATTGTGTGCGGATTGTATTGCAATCgcgaaatttgtttgtgttgcgaATTTTGCCAGCTATTTAGCATAATTAATTGGTCGCCATTGAAAACTACGACTGTGCGAATacggaaaaacaaaaacataaaaacagatattgcacaacaacaaaatattgttttgcataatttgcaaGTGCGGTAAACAAGCCAAGGTGCAATCATTGAAAGGTCTATTGCCAACGAATTTGCCATAAACTTTTCAGAATTAttgcaaacaaagcaaaacatttatgGTTGAAAACTCAGATGGCGAACTAACATATTCACCACAAAAAAAGCTCCTCAGCTTTATGGCAACAAAAAGGTGCTTGTCTCTGCTCAATGCGCGGCAAAGTGCTTGAAAACTGAAGTAAGTTtgtgaaaatggaaaacacaACTCAGCAATTTATTGAGAGCTTGGAatttggcaaacaatttgatgaaaaatttcaataaatgaaCCTATGAATGACCTGTGATGATTATGCGAATAAAAGAAGCcatcaataaaattatatttcgattttaaaGCCACCTATGAGAGTAGCCATAAATATGattccatttcaattttaaaatcagCTATTCAACAGTAGTGTTATCACAGTAGTTGACCAACTTTACCAACTGATGACAACGCAATAGCGTATCATGGAGCAAAAGAAAACGCGTGTAAAGATAAAAGCgaattaattacttttaaagATAAGAACCGAAAGAgagcgaaatgaaaatgaatgaatgaattcgTAAATTGTGCTTTGGTCAGCTGTTTGCGTTCATTAACCCACGCGAATAAATGAAGAATATGATTGGCGAATGGAGAATGGAGAGAACGAAAAAGTCGTGAGACGGCAAAAATGCCATTTGGCTCGTTAAGCGATTGTGTAAGAACAATGCATATCCACACGTCGCTGGGTGCATCGAAAAGATATCAGATGCACTATAAAATGCATTGATGCTGCCTCTGAAGAAATCATAGCAAATGCAACCAGCAAAGAGATCAATAACAATGgaactacaactgcaacaacttcGAGGACAACAACTTCGTAgtataatactttttatactCGCCATGATATCAGCTGTCAATGCTAATGGTGACTGGATGTTTAATGATGAGCAAGCGGCGGGTGCTCAGTATGCCAAACTCTTTGGCCAGGTGACCGGCGatgcaaataacaataataatccGACACAGGAGCAATTTGGACCCTTTCAATATCAATATGTGGACTATCAACCCAATTGCAAGCCAGGCGGTGAGCCTGTGTGTGCCACAAACGGTGTGAAATTCTTTCGCTTCGAGAACATTTGCAAATTGGAGGCGGAAAATATGAAGATGCTCTTTCAATATGGCACAGGTGAGCGAGCGCAGGAAGTTAATTAAACCTAAACTAGAGCAAGATTCATTTCTCGTCAACCATAGAATTGGAACCCACCGAGCTGGCACGTTGTATGCCCGACTGTGAGAACATTAAATGCACCACGAAATATGCACCGATTTGTGCGGCACCCGAGACCGGACCACATCAGGGACAGGGCGTCACCTTTGCCAATGAGTGCGAGGTGCGACGACGTGAATGCGTCAGCAAAGAGAGTGGGttacatcatcatcatccgaGAGTGTCGGTCTTCTTCTAAATTCTAAATCTAATCCGCTTTCTTTACGTAGCTCAACGCTTTCTCAACCGTGGACCTTGCCATCAGCtgaagtccaagtccaagtccaagtcgaaGAGCAAACGCAAGTACAGACGTCGCAGCACAACAATTGCACCGACCGAGAGCAgcacagcgacagcgacagtgACGACAACCAGCCAATTGCCGCGAACCGAAGCACCGcgaacgacaacaacaaccagcacAACGACGCCGGTGCCAATGCAATTTCACGAGTACCGAAGCCATGTGAATCCGGGTGTTTCGGTAGCGCGTGCCGTTAACGCCTACAGTGTGTACAACATACCCGATGTGGGTGAGGATTATAACGAGATTACCGACTCCAGCTTGTCGGTATATTTACCAGGGGTGGGCACTGTCACCGATACGCcgcccagcaccacaacaaccacaacaacgacaacaacaacgacaccGAAACCTACAACGTCGACGACAACAGGTCTACCATACACCAGTTCTACTGTGGAAACCACTTTGGCACCACCGACGACAACCACTGCGAAAACTACTTACAGCTTCTTTTTTGTGCCTTATGGCACCACCTCCACCACCACTGAACAATCAAGCACTACCGAGAAGGTTGCAAGTAAGCCTATCATTAAGGCTACCAGCAAGGTTGTGGACAACCCTACCAGCAAGGCTGAAAACAACTCTATCATCAAGGCTACTAGCAAAGTTGTTGGCAACCCTACCATGAAGGCTGTAGAGAGCACTACCAGGAAGGCTGCAGCTAAAGCTAGCATTAAGCCTACCAACAAGGCTGTTAAAAGCCTTAGCAGCAGCACGGAGAATAGCAGTACCACCGAGGAGGCTGTCAATAGTACAACTCCCAAACCCAACAACAATACTAAAGCAATTGTCGACATCAATACAAAGTCTGCTAACGCTACTGAAACCCCATTCAAggtgataaacaaaaatggaaCATCCACCGCAAAACCTATTGCAAATCCAAAACCAATTCCAAAGCCAGCTTTACAAAAAAccgaaaagtaaataaataaactgccCAACGTTGACTACCCCTACCTTGCCAGcgaaattacaaataatttatttattttttgtcagtCGTCACTTTAACAAATGTTAATGCAAATTGTGTTGGCCGAGCAAAAGCTTTCAAATCTCAAGCGAATGAAAAATCAAACATCAGTCAAGCTTTGTGTGACAGtaagaatattttgttttgcataaaaatgtgtaatatcaaAATGGTAAATAATATCATGAAAACAAATAGATTTTAAGGGTTAATCTAAATTCAATTACAGCTGTTGATGTGCCTCTTATGTTTGTCGCTAAACAGTGCAACAGAGGGAAACATTAATAATACCTATGAAGcgattatacaaataataactGTCGATAACAAAAAGCTAACGAATCTTCAAAGAACCAATCACATCTTTGGACCCTTGCGACAAGGCTGGACGCAATTCTTAGCTAATGGCTGGAAATATCGGTTCCTTGAAATCAGGAATCAAAGTgcaattaagaatttaaatagGATGATGACTCCAAATTCTTTACTCTCGTATATTCGCAATCAATTACTGCAATTACTATTGTCTGATGAAATTGGAAAGTATAGCAAACTACTTAAGTATTTAAGCCtgcgaaaaaaaaggaaacttGAAGTGCGACAGCGAAGGATTCTAAGAAGAAAATCGAGACAATTGGCAATACAATACCGAATTTATAAACAACGTTTGAAGAGATGGAGGCATACAATACACCGCCTAAAATGGAACCCAAAAACCACTCTCTCAATCAAAAAACGAGCTTTTGTGTGTTCTAAACCTgattattatgaaataatgACCACGATAACCCATTAGGTGATTGAACGATGGGAAATTTCTGATGAGAAGACGGCAGACAAAcctaattaattgaaatattcgattattattatgtgatGAGAGTAACAATATTGCTTTcgcttttacaattttaaagagTTTGGTTATTAGTCTTTTATATTGAATCGTttcttataattattattatgggtTTCCCTACGGAATTAGAATTATTGCAACATCTTGTTCTGGCAAATGGATTTTATGTCCTCTTATAGTCAATTCCCTTGAAGCTGTCGATGGTATTAATGCTGCCGCATCTTGCGATTCGCTCATTCTCATTACCTGAAATTCGGGAGTTGGTGTTGAAGACGTAGTTGATTGTATTGTTGAAATTGTCGTCGAAGTTGTAGTTGCTGGCGTAGTTgagtctgttgttgttgcaggtGTGGTTGTCGTATTTGTAATACTGATTGCTATATTCTTGCTTAATCGTTTCAATTGTACATTGGAACTTGAAGGTGTGGTTGAGGTTGTAATTGTGTCTGTCGTTGACTCCGTAGTCAAGTCAGTTGTGGATAATGTTGTTGAAGCCGTTGTGGAAACTGTAGTCGATTCTGTAGTGGATGCTGTAGTTGAAGGTGTGGTGGACACTGTTGTGGATACTGTTGTTGAATCTGTTCTGGATGCTGTGGTTGATGGTGTTGTGGACACTGTTGTAGAATCTGTTGTGGAAACTGTAGACGATTCTGTAGTGGATGCTGTAGTCGAAGGTGTTGTGGATTCTGTTGTAGAAGCTGTAGTCGATTCTGTAGTGG
Coding sequences:
- the LOC117574569 gene encoding mucin-5AC; this translates as MQPAKRSITMELQLQQLRGQQLRSIILFILAMISAVNANGDWMFNDEQAAGAQYAKLFGQVTGDANNNNNPTQEQFGPFQYQYVDYQPNCKPGGEPVCATNGVKFFRFENICKLEAENMKMLFQYGTELEPTELARCMPDCENIKCTTKYAPICAAPETGPHQGQGVTFANECEVRRRECVSKETQRFLNRGPCHQLKSKSKSKSKSKRKYRRRSTTIAPTESSTATATVTTTSQLPRTEAPRTTTTTSTTTPVPMQFHEYRSHVNPGVSVARAVNAYSVYNIPDVGEDYNEITDSSLSVYLPGVGTVTDTPPSTTTTTTTTTTTTPKPTTSTTTGLPYTSSTVETTLAPPTTTTAKTTYSFFFVPYGTTSTTTEQSSTTEKVASKPIIKATSKVVDNPTSKAENNSIIKATSKVVGNPTMKAVESTTRKAAAKASIKPTNKAVKSLSSSTENSSTTEEAVNSTTPKPNNNTKAIVDINTKSANATETPFKVINKNGTSTAKPIANPKPIPKPALQKTEK